DNA from Solanum stenotomum isolate F172 chromosome 3, ASM1918654v1, whole genome shotgun sequence:
ATCGAAGAGCCAACAGACACCAGAGTCACAAAGGGATGTTAATGCTGTAGGAAAAGGGTCAATTCTCTCTGTCAAGCAACATGTCGAGATTGAACAGCCAGCTCAGTAAGCATAGAACAGCAGCATTGGAGATTCATCAGACAAAAGAGTTGAAACTTAACAAGgaaattaacaacaacaacacacccagcaaattaataaagaaatttaACAGAGAATTAAAAATTCTTCATTCAAGGAATAGCTATGAATAGATGTCATAATGTTCAATAGAAACCCTAATGGTACATTTTTTACATCCACAAACCCTAATCAAGACGATAGATAAAACGCAACCCCCTAATCAAGACAACAGATAAAACAACCCTAAAACTGATTAAGAGCTGGTAAATTTGGTAACAGCCTTTGTACCCTCAGATACAGCATGCTTAGCCAATTCACCAGGGAGCACCAATCTGACAGCAGTCTGGATCTCCCGAGAAGTAATAGTAGGCTTCTTGTTATAGCGAGCAAGACGAGAAGACTCTTGAGCAAGTTTCTCAAAAATGTCATTGATAAAGCTGTTCATAATACCCATAGCCTTGCTAGAGATACCAATGTCAGGGTGAACCTGTTTCAGCACTTTAAAAATGTAGATCTTGTAGGTTTCCACGGACTTCTTtaccctctttttcttcttgtctCCTGCAGCTGCTGCGCCATCCTTGGGCAGCTTCTTGCCTGCCTTTGGCTTCTTCTCTGCTGGTGCCTTCTCTGCGGCTGGCTTCTTCTCCGCTGGTTTCTTCTCGGCCTTCGGTGCCATTGTTTGCAAAGCTAGAGAAAGTGAGAAAGGATAATTTAGGAGGAGATGAAGATGAATTTGGTGAAGAGAATTAAGGGAGGGGTTCGTTTATATAATGGTTCGTAGAAAGTTCTTATTGGTTTAGATGGAGTGACGCGGATCGTGGATTGTAGCCGTTGGATTTACAAATTAATCAACGGTGCAGGATAGTTGTGAACTTAAAGTGAAGTGTAATTGATTTGAGGTtgaggaataatttgaaattttgaaaatttgtctGCTTCCTCTTTCATTTTGGTggtaatttaattaaataaagtaaataaatgtCAAATAACTACTTTTATCGGATTTAGActtttaactatttaaaaacttatcaatttttatatcttAACTTTACACTTATCGATTTTAGTcttttaagtattcaaaaattTATCAGTTTTGATCTCATAACTATATAGCCTgattggccatagatttcccaaataatatttaggaaaaaacttagcaaatagtgtttgtccatacaatttgtcattatttggcaaatatcctaaattcccaaatactagttttttctagtatttgggccaaatctcattatttgggatcttttgaaaattgaaattttaaaccaaacttttattttttacaaaaacaccctctatagtagttgtttgcattgtattacatattttttacgtgaacaccaaagtagtgatgaaatattcagtgaatatgaaCGTGGTGATATGGTTgctgatgaaaatgatgaacaatcggctcGGGGTAACAAAGTCATATGTTTTTtctacttcacgatgtatggaatgatggttgttgcactcactccaaactaccacattgctTTAGTGTCATGGACACGacttgttatttgttgtaaCGAAGATCCAActgacttgtaatacaaacttattattagttttgatagttttaaaaaCTTTTGGGTATAAATcatctttttctaaaaaagtgaaatatatttctcaaatattatgaccaaacacatggtgaaatttcacccaaataatatttgccaagaatatttggAAATCTATGACCAAACGCTAGCTTACCGATTTTACtcctttaaatatttaaaaacttatCAGGTTTAGTCTTTAtccattttttatacaaataacttaggtttatattaacggaactattcattaaattaaatctttttaacccattttttaagttgtttctTTATCTTgctactttttcttcaaattactcttatgaaaagaacaataacctcaacgattcaaaataaaattaatgagaaAAAACGATTTAAGTCCTAATTTTATTCAGTGAAGGACAAAATGAAGCATATAATTATTgctaatgacttgaatatgttGTGTTCCCTTGGTTAACGGTTCATAATTtgcatgaatttttttaattttatttttcatacaaaaaaaataagggaTTTAATCTTATTACTCAATTTCTCTACGTaatataaaatgaatagaataataaaatcaatctattttaaaaaaaaaacataaaaaataatttcaaacctaccatttcataaattttaacttctgaaaattaaataaattgctTTTAATAAAGTCGTTGGagtacaaattttgaattcaacgggtaataatttttttctctttataataaagtttagcatattcaagtcattagtaGCATTAATATGCTTCATTTTATCACCCGTTGAATAAAAtaatgacttatattttctttcctcgtgattttattttgaatcgttGAGGTTAAAGTTCTTTGTATAAGGGTAATTTGAA
Protein-coding regions in this window:
- the LOC125857528 gene encoding histone H2B, whose protein sequence is MAPKAEKKPAEKKPAAEKAPAEKKPKAGKKLPKDGAAAAGDKKKKRVKKSVETYKIYIFKVLKQVHPDIGISSKAMGIMNSFINDIFEKLAQESSRLARYNKKPTITSREIQTAVRLVLPGELAKHAVSEGTKAVTKFTSS